One genomic segment of Ferrimonas sp. YFM includes these proteins:
- a CDS encoding ABC transporter ATP-binding protein translates to MSHPLIELRDLAFGYGERPVFQGVNLTLNPGERLALVGGNGAGKSTLLQLVVGLRRPREGQVLAFGQPCSDEAAFHQMRSQVGLLFQDSDDQLFCPTVIEDVAFGPLNQGMDQKEATALARETLASLGLEAFADRITHRLSGGEKRLVALASVLAMRPKVLLLDEPTNGLDEQAQQRLLERLQGLDLAMILVSHDKSVIEKLANRAVILQQGELLEAVMHSHPHQHTHSHLHIHPKRELESDHSHPTPAHSDHHNAGN, encoded by the coding sequence ATGAGTCACCCACTGATTGAACTGCGCGATCTGGCCTTCGGCTACGGAGAGCGACCCGTATTCCAGGGGGTGAACCTGACCCTGAACCCCGGTGAGCGGCTGGCCCTGGTGGGGGGCAACGGTGCCGGCAAGTCCACATTGCTGCAGCTGGTGGTGGGGCTGCGCCGCCCCCGAGAGGGCCAGGTGCTGGCCTTTGGCCAACCCTGCTCTGACGAGGCGGCTTTCCATCAGATGCGCAGTCAGGTGGGGCTGTTGTTTCAGGACTCCGATGACCAGCTGTTCTGCCCGACGGTGATCGAAGACGTGGCCTTCGGTCCCCTGAATCAGGGGATGGACCAGAAGGAGGCCACCGCCCTGGCCAGGGAGACCCTGGCCAGCCTGGGTCTGGAAGCCTTCGCCGATCGCATCACCCATCGCCTCTCCGGCGGCGAGAAGCGGCTGGTGGCCCTGGCTTCGGTGCTGGCGATGCGTCCCAAGGTGCTGCTGCTGGACGAGCCCACCAACGGCCTGGATGAGCAGGCCCAGCAGCGACTGCTGGAGCGGCTTCAGGGGCTGGATCTGGCGATGATTCTGGTGTCTCACGACAAGTCGGTCATCGAGAAGCTGGCCAACCGGGCGGTGATCCTGCAGCAGGGGGAGTTGCTGGAGGCGGTGATGCACAGCCATCCCCATCAGCACACCCACAGCCATCTGCATATCCACCCCAAGCGGGAGCTGGAGAGCGACCACAGCCACCCCACTCCGGCTCACAGCGACCACCACAACGCCGGCAACTGA
- a CDS encoding DUF134 domain-containing protein, giving the protein MPRPKLTRKVRCCAPYSLYKPNGVPGKELTKVPLGADELEAMRLTDMEGMSQQQAAEAMGVSRQTLGNIVTSARRKVVSALVQGQALEMESSLPFPAEQEEQ; this is encoded by the coding sequence ATGCCCAGACCCAAACTTACCCGCAAGGTGCGCTGCTGCGCCCCTTATAGCTTGTACAAACCCAATGGTGTGCCCGGCAAGGAGCTGACCAAGGTGCCCCTGGGTGCCGATGAGCTTGAGGCGATGCGCCTCACCGACATGGAGGGGATGAGCCAGCAGCAGGCGGCGGAGGCGATGGGGGTATCCCGGCAGACCCTGGGCAACATAGTGACTTCGGCACGCCGTAAGGTGGTGTCTGCCCTGGTTCAGGGGCAGGCGCTGGAGATGGAGTCGAGCTTGCCCTTCCCAGCAGAACAAGAGGAGCAGTAG
- a CDS encoding NifB/NifX family molybdenum-iron cluster-binding protein — protein sequence MAIAMPVTDRARVAGHFAKANAFAVYSDEGQLIRIDNSQDGGCGQKKRLVKVFKEMQVTKVVLRNIGERSLARLLNAGIEVERLTRGATIAQVLDGSIATNALTEAAQGRPCKPKSSKCCGHKSPPKLLETAPGALSRADGALPKIKLN from the coding sequence ATGGCCATTGCCATGCCAGTAACCGACCGGGCCCGGGTGGCCGGACACTTCGCCAAGGCCAACGCCTTCGCGGTCTACAGCGATGAGGGCCAACTGATTCGCATCGACAACAGCCAGGATGGCGGCTGTGGACAGAAGAAGCGCCTGGTTAAGGTGTTCAAGGAGATGCAGGTCACCAAGGTGGTGCTGCGCAACATCGGCGAGCGCTCTCTGGCTCGCCTGCTTAATGCCGGCATCGAGGTGGAGCGACTGACCCGGGGCGCCACCATTGCCCAGGTGTTGGATGGCAGCATCGCCACCAACGCCCTGACCGAAGCGGCCCAGGGGCGCCCCTGCAAGCCCAAGTCCAGCAAGTGCTGTGGCCATAAGAGTCCGCCAAAGCTGTTGGAGACCGCCCCTGGAGCCCTGAGCAGGGCGGACGGTGCCCTGCCCAAGATCAAGCTGAACTGA
- a CDS encoding HAMP domain-containing sensor histidine kinase, whose protein sequence is MTNFPINSLFSRLALVLTVSFLMLGLMLVQLSRQLDASFQEQVTQKLHLSLAEHIVHEGPLFVEGKPDPAAVERAFHNMMILGKGFEFYLLSPDGTLLNYSAPPEKIRRERIPTATIELALTGQPTLPLRGPDPRDPIREKIFSVAPVVIDGQMLGYLYIIINGEIYDSMAAQVADSAWLPFALLMLGSGALFLLASTLGLFAWLTRPLSRLSNAIGALEAQGFKTPSLALNTPGAAREIRQLEQAFNTLSQRLQLQYRKVKSVDEMRRELLAHVSHDLRTPLASLQGYLETWMLQQRKGQQPDPAYVEIAQQNAAKIHKMVDQLMELARLESDQVPMNIESVSIAELVQDVLQKYRPAAEAKKVLLDVSPKDPGLQVAADIEKLERVFTNLVDNALRHCHAGDSIRIQLLHDDQLVKVSVSDSGIGIPASDLPHIFDAHYKAANSIRGDAAHSGLGLAITKRLLALHKSSIEVSSKVQQGTEFRFSLPLA, encoded by the coding sequence ATGACAAACTTTCCCATTAACTCCCTGTTCTCCAGGCTGGCCCTGGTACTCACCGTCAGCTTCCTGATGCTGGGGCTGATGCTGGTGCAGCTGAGTCGTCAGCTGGACGCCAGCTTCCAGGAGCAGGTTACCCAGAAACTGCACCTCTCCCTGGCGGAACACATCGTCCATGAGGGCCCGCTCTTCGTGGAGGGCAAGCCGGATCCCGCCGCCGTGGAGCGCGCTTTCCATAACATGATGATCCTGGGTAAGGGGTTCGAGTTCTACCTGCTCTCCCCCGACGGCACCCTGCTCAACTACTCCGCCCCGCCGGAGAAGATTCGCCGGGAGCGGATCCCCACCGCCACCATTGAGCTGGCCCTGACCGGTCAGCCTACCCTGCCCCTGCGGGGGCCGGACCCCAGGGATCCCATCCGCGAGAAGATCTTCTCCGTGGCCCCGGTGGTGATCGACGGGCAGATGCTGGGTTACCTCTACATCATCATCAATGGCGAGATCTACGATTCGATGGCGGCCCAGGTAGCCGACAGCGCCTGGCTGCCGTTCGCCCTGCTGATGCTGGGCAGCGGCGCCCTGTTCCTGCTGGCGTCCACCCTGGGGCTGTTTGCCTGGCTCACCCGCCCCCTGAGCCGGCTCAGTAACGCCATCGGCGCCCTGGAAGCCCAGGGATTCAAGACCCCCTCCCTGGCCCTGAACACCCCGGGGGCCGCCCGGGAGATCCGCCAGCTGGAGCAAGCGTTCAACACCCTCTCACAGCGGCTGCAGCTGCAGTACCGCAAGGTGAAGAGCGTCGATGAGATGCGCCGCGAATTGCTGGCCCACGTCAGCCATGACCTGCGCACCCCCCTGGCCTCCCTTCAGGGTTATCTGGAAACCTGGATGCTGCAGCAGCGCAAGGGGCAGCAGCCGGATCCCGCATACGTGGAGATCGCCCAGCAGAACGCTGCCAAGATTCACAAGATGGTGGATCAGTTGATGGAGCTGGCGCGGCTGGAGAGCGACCAGGTGCCCATGAACATCGAGTCGGTGAGCATCGCCGAGCTGGTGCAGGACGTCCTGCAGAAGTACCGCCCCGCCGCCGAGGCGAAAAAGGTGCTGCTGGATGTCTCCCCCAAGGATCCCGGCCTGCAGGTGGCGGCGGACATCGAGAAACTGGAGCGGGTATTCACCAATCTGGTGGACAACGCCCTGCGCCACTGCCATGCCGGGGACAGCATCCGCATCCAACTGCTTCACGATGACCAGTTGGTGAAGGTATCAGTGAGCGATTCCGGTATCGGCATCCCCGCCTCGGACCTGCCCCACATCTTCGATGCTCATTACAAGGCGGCCAACTCCATCCGTGGCGACGCCGCCCACTCCGGGCTGGGACTGGCGATCACCAAGCGGCTGCTGGCCCTGCACAAGAGCAGCATCGAGGTCTCCAGCAAGGTTCAGCAGGGTACTGAGTTCCGCTTCAGCCTGCCCCTGGCCTGA
- a CDS encoding response regulator transcription factor, whose translation MARLLVIEDDEDINALVSLNLEALNHEVVRVRDGKEGFELARSGQFDLMVLDLMLPGMDGLTLCQTLRQQGCITPIMMLTARNTEVDRVVGLESGADDYLSKPFSVRELQARVKSHLRRAELSRQSRQPAPATLTFGAMQLDPDRRELRLSGRDVELTSTEFDLLCYLARHPGRVFSREQLLESVWGYQHSGYQHTVNSHINRLRAKLEQDPANPNYVLTVWGVGYKFNDKLSH comes from the coding sequence ATGGCAAGACTGCTGGTAATCGAGGACGACGAGGACATCAACGCCCTGGTGTCGCTAAACCTGGAAGCCCTGAACCATGAAGTGGTGCGGGTCAGGGATGGCAAAGAGGGGTTTGAACTGGCCCGCAGTGGCCAATTCGATCTCATGGTACTGGACCTGATGCTGCCGGGCATGGATGGCCTGACCCTGTGCCAGACCCTGCGCCAGCAGGGGTGCATCACCCCCATCATGATGCTCACTGCCCGCAACACCGAAGTGGACAGGGTGGTGGGGCTGGAGAGCGGTGCCGACGACTACCTGAGCAAGCCTTTCAGCGTCCGCGAGCTCCAGGCCAGGGTGAAGTCACACCTGAGGCGCGCCGAACTCAGTCGCCAGAGCCGGCAGCCCGCGCCGGCAACCCTCACCTTCGGGGCGATGCAGCTTGACCCAGACCGTCGTGAACTCAGGCTGTCCGGCAGGGATGTGGAGCTCACCAGCACGGAGTTCGATCTGCTTTGCTACCTGGCCCGCCATCCGGGTCGTGTCTTCAGCCGGGAGCAGCTTCTGGAATCGGTATGGGGCTATCAGCACAGCGGCTATCAGCATACGGTCAACTCCCACATCAACCGTCTGCGGGCCAAGCTGGAGCAGGATCCGGCCAATCCCAACTATGTGCTTACCGTGTGGGGCGTAGGATACAAGTTCAATGACAAACTTTCCCATTAA
- a CDS encoding spondin domain-containing protein, with product MKRTLTLGLMATALLVGCHDDDDDNSTAPPPPEMVSFEVTVTNLTAAQPMSPVAAYLHDGSVAGWQFGEAASEPLEVLAEGGDGTDWLAAATAAGAGITAAGEGILPPGMAQSLTLTLEAGQGMRLTSATMLVNTNDAFAGINGWDLSALAVGQSMTVNLPVYDAGTEANSELAATIPGPAGGGAGYDATRDDVDYVARHPGVVGNQDGFAESALDGRHKFDAPVARLTVMRTR from the coding sequence ATGAAGCGCACACTTACCCTGGGCCTGATGGCCACCGCCCTGCTGGTGGGCTGCCACGACGATGACGATGACAACAGCACCGCACCGCCGCCACCGGAAATGGTCAGCTTCGAAGTGACAGTGACCAACCTCACCGCCGCTCAGCCCATGTCCCCCGTGGCCGCCTACCTCCACGACGGCAGTGTCGCCGGCTGGCAGTTTGGCGAAGCCGCCTCGGAACCGCTGGAAGTACTGGCGGAAGGCGGCGACGGCACTGACTGGCTTGCCGCCGCAACCGCGGCAGGAGCCGGTATCACCGCCGCCGGAGAAGGCATATTGCCCCCCGGCATGGCCCAAAGCCTGACCCTGACTCTGGAGGCAGGCCAGGGGATGCGGCTGACGTCGGCCACCATGTTGGTGAACACCAACGACGCCTTCGCCGGCATCAATGGCTGGGATCTCTCCGCCCTGGCGGTGGGTCAGTCGATGACGGTGAACCTGCCGGTGTACGACGCAGGCACTGAGGCCAACTCCGAATTGGCGGCCACCATTCCAGGGCCTGCCGGAGGCGGAGCAGGTTATGACGCCACCCGCGACGACGTGGACTATGTCGCCCGACACCCTGGTGTGGTCGGCAATCAGGACGGCTTTGCCGAGTCCGCCCTGGATGGTCGCCACAAGTTTGATGCGCCGGTGGCACGTCTCACTGTAATGCGAACCCGCTAA
- a CDS encoding spondin domain-containing protein: MTLKPLALAALLAAPALQAQTLTLEVTNLTQGIYFTPLLITAHDSQYHLFQSGTDASPELAAMAEGGDISGLVTIANSISAISAENPAAGLLAPAASTSATLENVTEGMVLSLTAMILPSNDGFVGLDSWPIPSEPGTYTINLNAYDAGTEANDEVLVAGAGGAPGTPGMPAIPGTGGGSGATGVTDMEPNAKVHIHRGNLGDTNATGGISDVDSRIHRWLNPVARITVTVAE, from the coding sequence ATGACACTCAAGCCTCTGGCCCTGGCCGCTCTGCTGGCCGCACCCGCCCTTCAGGCACAGACCCTGACCCTGGAGGTCACCAACCTGACCCAGGGGATCTACTTCACCCCTCTGCTGATCACCGCCCATGACAGTCAGTACCACCTGTTCCAGTCCGGCACCGACGCCTCTCCGGAGCTGGCCGCCATGGCTGAAGGGGGAGACATCAGCGGTCTGGTGACCATAGCCAACAGCATCAGCGCCATCTCCGCAGAAAATCCCGCTGCCGGTCTGCTGGCGCCCGCCGCCAGCACCAGTGCCACCCTGGAAAACGTCACCGAAGGGATGGTGCTGTCCCTGACCGCCATGATCCTGCCCAGCAACGACGGATTCGTCGGCCTGGACAGCTGGCCGATCCCCTCTGAGCCAGGCACCTACACCATCAACCTGAACGCCTATGACGCCGGTACCGAGGCCAACGACGAGGTGCTGGTGGCCGGCGCAGGGGGCGCACCGGGCACTCCGGGCATGCCCGCCATCCCCGGGACCGGCGGCGGCAGCGGTGCCACCGGCGTGACCGACATGGAACCCAATGCCAAGGTCCACATCCATCGCGGCAACCTGGGTGACACCAACGCCACCGGCGGCATCAGTGATGTCGACAGCCGCATCCACCGCTGGCTCAACCCTGTGGCCCGCATCACCGTCACCGTAGCAGAGTAA
- a CDS encoding TetR/AcrR family transcriptional regulator, with amino-acid sequence MEQEAKSGLNSSHWASPVHARFRQRDQALLRLGESLVKEQGIVSFRFSELAPRAGCSAGTLYKHFNCKEDLLVAIFAKHVELLTERQPELMNADLNHAERWLAMHLYGAMAVAHTSWSLGFNALAGAEGIVDKVSDYRLQEMQMFVDQACSTAKRVVEAARIEGQLVSDDQEIEVAHATMVACQRGATTMINNPMIAQNLNFNQIHKLYDSLALITGTLNWRVGLIPESRDRVIKAVEEQLIALQQEHDLTAVF; translated from the coding sequence ATGGAGCAGGAAGCTAAGTCCGGGCTCAATTCTAGCCATTGGGCTTCGCCGGTGCACGCCCGTTTCCGCCAACGGGACCAGGCACTGTTGCGACTTGGGGAGAGTCTGGTGAAAGAGCAGGGTATTGTCTCTTTCCGCTTCTCCGAATTGGCACCCCGTGCTGGGTGCAGTGCAGGGACGCTGTATAAGCACTTTAACTGTAAAGAGGATCTGCTGGTCGCCATCTTCGCCAAGCATGTGGAGCTGTTGACCGAACGTCAGCCTGAGCTGATGAACGCGGACCTGAACCACGCCGAGCGCTGGCTGGCGATGCACCTCTATGGCGCCATGGCCGTGGCCCACACCAGCTGGTCTCTGGGCTTCAATGCCCTGGCCGGTGCCGAGGGGATCGTGGATAAGGTGAGTGATTACCGTCTGCAGGAGATGCAGATGTTTGTGGATCAGGCCTGTTCGACCGCCAAGCGGGTCGTGGAAGCGGCACGTATTGAAGGGCAACTGGTGTCCGATGATCAGGAGATTGAGGTGGCCCACGCCACCATGGTGGCGTGCCAGCGTGGTGCGACGACCATGATCAACAACCCGATGATCGCCCAGAACCTGAATTTCAACCAGATCCACAAGCTGTATGACAGCCTGGCGCTGATCACCGGTACCTTGAACTGGCGGGTGGGGCTGATCCCTGAATCCCGTGACCGGGTGATCAAGGCCGTGGAGGAGCAGTTGATTGCCCTTCAGCAGGAGCACGACCTCACTGCGGTGTTCTAG
- a CDS encoding superinfection exclusion B family protein has protein sequence MGSQDSHIQALTNAPLYKLALWLLVTSLALLWLPVKWAQSLYLQQWVTDYASWLGLAVVASCAYLATLAGRLIFGRIMQQRLAAQQKLLMEEKVQTLDNTERAILREFILQARGSVPMPLNHHGVSALMESGILARAGSVEEYAIEGPVAPLKITAMARGKLTRKVLRLPEGQLSEEQRERLLASRPDFAANLTRGSRHAA, from the coding sequence ATGGGAAGTCAGGATTCTCATATCCAAGCCCTGACCAACGCCCCTCTCTACAAGCTGGCCCTGTGGCTTCTGGTCACCAGCCTGGCCCTGCTGTGGCTGCCGGTTAAGTGGGCTCAGTCTCTGTATCTGCAACAGTGGGTCACCGACTACGCCTCCTGGCTGGGCCTGGCGGTAGTCGCCAGCTGTGCCTACCTGGCCACCCTGGCCGGGCGCCTTATCTTCGGCCGCATCATGCAGCAGCGGCTCGCCGCCCAACAAAAGCTGCTGATGGAGGAGAAGGTACAGACCCTGGACAATACCGAGCGGGCCATCCTGCGCGAATTCATTCTGCAGGCTCGCGGCAGCGTGCCCATGCCATTGAACCACCATGGCGTCAGTGCCCTGATGGAGTCAGGCATTCTTGCCCGCGCGGGTTCGGTGGAGGAGTATGCGATTGAGGGACCGGTGGCGCCGCTGAAGATCACCGCCATGGCCAGGGGGAAATTGACTCGGAAGGTGCTGAGGCTGCCCGAGGGGCAGCTCAGCGAAGAGCAGAGAGAGCGGCTACTGGCCAGCCGGCCCGATTTTGCAGCCAACCTGACCCGTGGCAGCCGCCACGCCGCCTAA
- a CDS encoding FapA family protein, whose amino-acid sequence MIGPDLLFFDEEHQTLCVDLTPEKHALVELSQLKSLVDSSPYRHCAFLDHDVRKALQLLKHQAKGANKAQVQRIPLAMKVDGECKLNLSTDKMEVTATLTSPQGGRRIGFKELVQELQTLAIQNGLLKNAINTLLKQAESASPGESISATIAKGKPAKNGRDAQLERLVQLNRERLMTPRILDNGKVDMRDLGEIVTVQAGDEVMRKHDAEPGVDGYNVIGEVLKAKPGKDRKLKAGKGTTTADNDPNLLLASADGQPKETKDGLEIVEVLTLKDVNVGTGHINYHGNVVINGNVDEEMRVQAGGDITVNGFVDGELLKAGGDIVIGKGVIGRLIDNSKLSTSLEAEGEIHVAFAQYAHLKAGGDILVQTQLVHCQSHSGNNLTVGVPNGKKGDIVGGLTQVTHSVNCINLGSRAATQSRIRAGLGVQHLRAMAKEYHQKEQALLAQSYKLRQAVNKASMAKDKTDEERKRLVAQFTQAQQQNSVRLAEAQLLLAETDEKLASFFNRVAISVSHSLYPQVEVEIGTQNLTSAREHGPSKLFNDGNAIQIEPLVNPNS is encoded by the coding sequence ATGATAGGACCGGACCTCCTCTTTTTCGACGAAGAACACCAGACCCTCTGTGTGGATCTCACCCCAGAAAAGCATGCCCTAGTGGAACTGAGTCAGCTTAAGTCTCTGGTGGACAGCTCCCCCTATCGCCACTGCGCCTTCCTCGACCACGACGTTCGCAAGGCGCTGCAACTGCTGAAGCATCAGGCCAAGGGCGCCAACAAGGCTCAGGTACAACGTATCCCGCTGGCGATGAAGGTGGACGGAGAGTGCAAACTCAACCTCTCCACCGACAAGATGGAGGTCACCGCCACCCTCACCTCCCCCCAGGGTGGGCGCCGCATCGGGTTTAAAGAGCTGGTCCAGGAACTCCAGACCCTCGCCATTCAGAACGGACTGCTGAAAAACGCCATCAACACCCTGTTGAAGCAGGCAGAGTCCGCCTCCCCAGGCGAAAGCATCAGTGCCACCATCGCCAAGGGTAAGCCCGCAAAAAATGGCCGGGACGCCCAGTTGGAGCGCCTGGTTCAGCTCAACCGCGAGCGACTGATGACTCCAAGGATCCTCGACAACGGCAAAGTGGACATGCGCGATCTGGGGGAGATTGTCACCGTACAGGCTGGCGACGAGGTGATGCGCAAACACGACGCCGAACCCGGTGTCGACGGCTACAACGTCATCGGCGAGGTGCTCAAAGCCAAACCCGGCAAGGACCGCAAACTGAAAGCGGGCAAGGGCACCACCACCGCCGACAATGATCCCAACCTGCTTCTGGCCAGCGCCGACGGCCAGCCCAAAGAAACCAAGGATGGGCTGGAGATTGTCGAGGTCCTGACCCTCAAAGACGTCAACGTGGGCACCGGCCACATCAACTACCACGGCAACGTGGTGATCAACGGCAATGTGGATGAGGAGATGCGGGTTCAGGCGGGGGGCGACATCACGGTTAACGGTTTTGTCGACGGAGAGCTGCTCAAGGCGGGCGGCGACATCGTCATCGGCAAAGGGGTGATCGGCCGACTGATCGACAACAGCAAACTCAGTACCTCCCTGGAGGCCGAAGGCGAAATCCACGTGGCCTTCGCCCAGTATGCCCATCTCAAAGCGGGGGGCGACATCCTGGTCCAAACCCAACTGGTGCACTGTCAGTCCCACAGCGGCAACAACCTCACCGTTGGGGTGCCCAATGGCAAGAAGGGAGACATCGTCGGCGGCCTGACTCAGGTCACCCACTCGGTGAACTGCATCAACCTGGGCTCCCGCGCCGCCACCCAGAGCCGCATTCGGGCAGGCCTCGGGGTGCAGCATCTGCGCGCCATGGCCAAGGAGTATCACCAGAAAGAGCAGGCCCTGCTGGCCCAGAGTTACAAGCTGCGCCAGGCGGTCAACAAGGCCTCCATGGCCAAGGACAAGACCGACGAAGAGCGCAAGCGCCTGGTGGCTCAGTTCACCCAGGCACAGCAGCAGAACAGCGTCAGGCTGGCCGAAGCCCAATTGCTGTTGGCCGAAACCGACGAGAAGCTGGCCAGCTTCTTCAACCGGGTGGCCATCAGTGTCAGTCACAGCCTCTATCCCCAGGTGGAGGTGGAGATAGGCACTCAGAACCTCACCAGTGCCAGGGAGCACGGCCCCAGCAAGCTGTTTAACGACGGCAACGCCATTCAGATCGAACCCCTGGTGAACCCCAATAGCTAG